The following proteins are encoded in a genomic region of Dioscorea cayenensis subsp. rotundata cultivar TDr96_F1 chromosome 8, TDr96_F1_v2_PseudoChromosome.rev07_lg8_w22 25.fasta, whole genome shotgun sequence:
- the LOC120266723 gene encoding nucleolar protein 58-like isoform X2 — protein sequence MEGRSGAEEKKLEEVHLKLKSKEKESGEDKEEKKEIEVEMKKKIVEKKGKENDEDDKEHKKEKKHKEKKDKHESEEGDDHKKDGKSSEKKEKKKDKKHEKDEDEKKHGELEEKQKEKSKKDNDGKSTDTQKDGDGELKKKEKDKEKDKNKDKDESKKAKEDEENTEKEEKKKMKKEKDEKSKDKEKEKKDKHEDAEVEDKETKKKEKKSKDKDGESKKNKKNDEEDSKEDNIKDRELKLTKEGDKTEKKVEAKEKKKKNDEEDESEKKVKDKKDKKKESKDDEEADEENKEKSKKDKCEKKRKLDGKEKSKDVAKLKQKLEKIDAKIEALQAKKAEILSLIQNSSEEKKETITDAA from the exons ATGGAGGGCAGAAGTGGTGCTGAAGAGAAGAAGCTGGAGGAGGTTCATCTGAAGctcaaaagcaaagaaaaagaatcaggtgaagacaaagaagagaagaaggagatagaggtggaaatgaagaaaaaaattgtggagAAGAAGGGAAAAGAGAATGATGAGGATGACAAAGAAcacaagaaggagaagaaacacaaagagaagaaggatAAACATGAGTCTGAGGAAGGAGATGACCATAAAAAGGATGGGAAATCAAgtgagaagaaagagaagaagaaagacaagaaacatgaaaaagatgaagatgaaaagaagCATGGAGAATTGGAGgagaaacaaaaggaaaagtCTAAAAAGGATAACGATGGAAAATCAACAGACACGCAGAAAGATGGTGATGGAGAgttgaagaagaaagagaaagataaagag aaagacaagaaCAAGGACAAAGATGAATCTAAGAAggcaaaagaagatgaagagaacacagagaaagaagagaagaagaaaatgaagaaagagaaagatgaaaaatcaaaggacaaagagaaggagaagaaagataAACATGAAGATGCAGAGGTAGAAGATAAGGAAaccaagaagaaggaaaagaagagcaAGGATAAAGATGGAGAGtccaagaagaacaagaagaatgatgaagaagattCAAAAGAAGACAATATCAAGGATCGGGAGTTAAAGCTGACGAAAGAAGGGGATAAAACAGAGAAGAAAGTTGAAgccaaggaaaagaagaagaagaatgatgaagaggatgaatCAGAGAAAAAGGTCAAAGATAAGAaggataaaaagaaagaatcaaaGGATGATGAAGAAGCTGATGAGGAGAACAAAGAAAAGAGCAAGAAAGATAAGTGTGAGAAGAAGCGGAAACTTGATGGTAAAGAGAAGAGCAAGGATGTAGCTAAACTCAAACAGAAGCTGGAAAAGATTGACGCTAAAATAGAAGCCTTGCAGGCCAAAAAAGCTGAAATCCTGAGTTTGATACAAAACTCAtcagaggaaaagaaagaaaccatCACTGATGCAGCCTAG
- the LOC120266723 gene encoding nucleolar protein 58-like isoform X1, with the protein MEGRSGAEEKKLEEVHLKLKSKEKESGEDKEEKKEIEVEMKKKIVEKKGKENDEDDKEHKKEKKHKEKKDKHESEEGDDHKKDGKSSEKKEKKKDKKHEKDEDEKKHGELEEKQKEKSKKDNDGKSTDTQKDGDGELKKKEKDKEKDKNKDKDESKKAKEDEENTEKEEKKKMKKEKDEKSKDKEKEKKDKHEDAEVEDKETKKKEKKSKDKDGESKKNKKNDEEDSKEDNIKDRELKLTKEGDKTEKKVEAKEKKKKNDEEDESEKKVKDKKDKKKESKDDEEADEENKEKSKKDKCEKKRKLDGKEKSKDVAKLKQKLEKIDAKIEALQAKKAEILSLIQNSSEEKKETITDAA; encoded by the exons ATGGAGGGCAGAAGTGGTGCTGAAGAGAAGAAGCTGGAGGAGGTTCATCTGAAGctcaaaagcaaagaaaaagaatcaggtgaagacaaagaagagaagaaggagatagaggtggaaatgaagaaaaaaattgtggagAAGAAGGGAAAAGAGAATGATGAGGATGACAAAGAAcacaagaaggagaagaaacacaaagagaagaaggatAAACATGAGTCTGAGGAAGGAGATGACCATAAAAAGGATGGGAAATCAAgtgagaagaaagagaagaagaaagacaagaaacatgaaaaagatgaagatgaaaagaagCATGGAGAATTGGAGgagaaacaaaaggaaaagtCTAAAAAGGATAACGATGGAAAATCAACAGACACGCAGAAAGATGGTGATGGAGAgttgaagaagaaagagaaagataaagagaaagacAAGAA CAAGGACAAAGATGAATCTAAGAAggcaaaagaagatgaagagaacacagagaaagaagagaagaagaaaatgaagaaagagaaagatgaaaaatcaaaggacaaagagaaggagaagaaagataAACATGAAGATGCAGAGGTAGAAGATAAGGAAaccaagaagaaggaaaagaagagcaAGGATAAAGATGGAGAGtccaagaagaacaagaagaatgatgaagaagattCAAAAGAAGACAATATCAAGGATCGGGAGTTAAAGCTGACGAAAGAAGGGGATAAAACAGAGAAGAAAGTTGAAgccaaggaaaagaagaagaagaatgatgaagaggatgaatCAGAGAAAAAGGTCAAAGATAAGAaggataaaaagaaagaatcaaaGGATGATGAAGAAGCTGATGAGGAGAACAAAGAAAAGAGCAAGAAAGATAAGTGTGAGAAGAAGCGGAAACTTGATGGTAAAGAGAAGAGCAAGGATGTAGCTAAACTCAAACAGAAGCTGGAAAAGATTGACGCTAAAATAGAAGCCTTGCAGGCCAAAAAAGCTGAAATCCTGAGTTTGATACAAAACTCAtcagaggaaaagaaagaaaccatCACTGATGCAGCCTAG